Sequence from the Argopecten irradians isolate NY chromosome 12, Ai_NY, whole genome shotgun sequence genome:
TCACATTCACCGGGAGTATCACAGTTATGCTTGGAGAACTGCGGGAATACGTGCAGGATAAATATGGAAACACTGTTTATTAAGGACGAACTTGAGCAGCACGGAACCGGAGCTGCCATTCAGTGCACAGTGGAAGTTCGATGTCGTCATCAACCACAAGAAACATGTCACCAATCACTGTAGTGAAGAGTCCACCAATAGGCACACCTATGACttgacaatttgtattttgcTGAACAAAAGTCCACAGGTCTCGCACAGAGGAGCCAAACAGCAGGCGACGCATGTACCGAAGAACTTCTGGGTAATTCCACACACAACACTGTAGGCCTTGAATCCCGGGGTCCAGCACCAGACAGCGTTAAACGTGATCATGGCGAACTCACATCCCCAGTACAGGGCGATACATAGCCCACAGAGAGTAGTAATAAATTTGTAGCAGCAGTTCTTCCCGCAGGTGAAACATTTGTAGCTGTTGGTCCACACACAATCGATACTGTGGGTACCCTCTGGCTCGCCAAGCACATCCTCAAACGCTACCTAGAAtgtacattttcaatatttagttAGTTTCACAATAATAGAACACTTTTTTTATCTTAGTTATATGGGTTTGAAATGCGGCTATAAATTAAACGATTTTATAGATTCAAACCTAAAACATTATCTTTTGTGTAATTATGCAGCTAAACGGGCTAGCCAATGACAGTGAGTCAGGTTTCTATATACTAGAACATGTGCTTTAATCAGAGTTCTtaatagttttaataaaattacacCCCAACTAAAATAGCAGACTAAATAGTTagtttaatatcatattacatACTCCAATACGCCCATTAAATagtatgttatatatcataagACATACTTCAATAcgcctatttttttttttttttaatcataatgtgtgttacatatagtttggaaaaataattttgtttaacttCCCGAAGTTTTAAAAAGAGAATTGCtcaaacatttttgtatgtttgtaaaCTAGTTTTTATATTAAACTAGATTTAGGCAcatgtttgaattaaaaaatgatgaatgaagattttgaaaaaaaaaatcttatttaaaCGGTACAAATGTCTCTTCTTTTACCGAAAAAAAGTTCACATATGACTTGAATCAAtatataacttacctgtacgGTATTGTTTAATCCATTGGGATCTCTGTTCAGAAGATCAACCTCTGTGTCTGCCATAGTGAGTATCTAGAAGTTGTTTTCG
This genomic interval carries:
- the LOC138336392 gene encoding caveolin-3-like, which gives rise to MADTEVDLLNRDPNGLNNTVQVAFEDVLGEPEGTHSIDCVWTNSYKCFTCGKNCCYKFITTLCGLCIALYWGCEFAMITFNAVWCWTPGFKAYSVVCGITQKFFGTCVACCLAPLCETCGLLFSKIQIVKS